The Nitrospirota bacterium genomic interval CACCCTCAGGCACCTGCCGGAGAACAAGCGCCACCGCATCGCCACCGAGACCCTGGAGATTTACGCCCCCCTGGCCAACCGCCTGGGGATGGGGCAGCTCCGCACGGAGTTCGAGGACCTGAGCTTCAGGTTCCTTCTGCCGAACCTCCATAACGAGCTTGTGCGCAAGGTGCGCAAGATGCGCGAGGAGCACGAGGGCTACATCAAGGCCCTGGCCGCCGCCATCGAGAAGCACCTCGCCGAGGAGGGCATCCCCGGTGCGGTGCAGGGAAGGGTGAAGCACTATTACGGCATCTACCAGAAGATGCAGCGGCAGGGCATCCCCTTCGAGCAGGTGCACGACGTGCTGGGGCTCCGCATCATCACCGACACCAAGGCCAACTGCTATGCCGTCCTGGGCCTGGTGCACGGCCTGTGGAAGCCCATCCCGGGGAAGTTCAAGGACTACATAGGCGTGCCCAAGTCCAACATGTACCGGTCCCTGCACACCACGGCCATCGCCCCCGGGGGCGAGCGCGTGGAGATCCAGATACGCACCGAGGAGATGCACCGGGTGGCCGAGGAGGGCATCGCCGCCCACTGGAAGTACAAGGAGAGGTCCACGAGCGAGCGGAAGGACGAGGATTACGTGGCCTGGCTGAGGGAGCTGGTGCAGGTGCAGAAGGAGGAGGGCTCCGACGACGCCCGGGCCTTCCTGGAGGCGGTCAAGAGCGAGGTCGTCCCGGACGTCATCTACGTCTTTACCCCCAAGGGGGACATCAAGGAGCTTCCCCTGGGCTCCACGCCCGTGGACTTCGCCTATGCCATCCACACCGAGGTGGGCCACAAGTGCGTGGGGGCCCGGGTAAACGGCCGGATGGTCCCCCTGAGGCACCAGCTGGCAAGCGGAAACACCGTGGACGTCATCACCTCCCAGACCCACAAGCCCAGCCGCGACTGGCTGAAATTCGTGGTCACCACCCGGGCCAAGAACCGCATCAAGCAGTGGTTCAAGACCGAGGAGCGCGCCCAGAGCATCGAGCTGGGCACCCGGCTCCTGGAGGACGAGCTCAAGAAGCACAACCTGCCCGGCGCCCTCATGAAGGACAACAAGGCTCTGGAGGAGGTGGCCCGGAGCTTCTCGCTCCGCTCGGTGGACGACCTTCTGGCCTCTCTGGGCTACGGAAAGGTCTCGGCCCACCAGGTGGTAAACCGCCTCCAGCCCGACCAGGCCGTGCAGGAGGGCCCCCGCATCACCCGGCAGAAGAAGGAGATAAAGGGCATCACCATCAAGGGGGTGGACGACGTCCTTTACCACACGGCCAAGTGCTGCTTCCCGGTGCCCGGGGACGACCTGCTGGGCTTCATCACCCGGGGCAAGGGGGTGGCCGTGCACCGCAGCGACTGCCCCAACCTGGAGCGGCTGGCCGTGGACGAGGCCCGCCTCATCGAGGTGGACTGGAAGCCCAACCCCGACGTCACCTCCTACGCCCGTGTCGTGGCCAACACGGTGGACAAGCCCGGCATCATCGCGGAGCTCTCCGCCGTGATGAGCGCGCAGAAGGTCAACATCTCCCACCTGGAGGCCACCACCAGCAGCCAGGACCGGAGGGCCCGCCTGGTCTTCGTCCTGGAGGTCAGGGACAAGCGGCAGCTCCTGCACATCCTCCGGCAGGTGGTGCAGATGGACGGGGTGCTGAACGTCCGCCGTTATTGAAAACACCCGCAGGCTTCTGCTAATTTAAACGATGGCCGACATTCTGAAGCTCGGACTCCCCAA includes:
- a CDS encoding bifunctional (p)ppGpp synthetase/guanosine-3',5'-bis(diphosphate) 3'-pyrophosphohydrolase; the protein is MGKKLNGKPAVQEVRSVEDLCRKVRSYNSAADTEFIKRAYWFASEAHGLQNRQDGSPYMKHPLEVASILADMRMDVATIAAGVLHDTIEDTYIHTEDIRKRFGYDLAFLVDALTKLSRMEYKSKEVAQAESFRKMLLSMSEDVRVILIKFADRLHNMRTLRHLPENKRHRIATETLEIYAPLANRLGMGQLRTEFEDLSFRFLLPNLHNELVRKVRKMREEHEGYIKALAAAIEKHLAEEGIPGAVQGRVKHYYGIYQKMQRQGIPFEQVHDVLGLRIITDTKANCYAVLGLVHGLWKPIPGKFKDYIGVPKSNMYRSLHTTAIAPGGERVEIQIRTEEMHRVAEEGIAAHWKYKERSTSERKDEDYVAWLRELVQVQKEEGSDDARAFLEAVKSEVVPDVIYVFTPKGDIKELPLGSTPVDFAYAIHTEVGHKCVGARVNGRMVPLRHQLASGNTVDVITSQTHKPSRDWLKFVVTTRAKNRIKQWFKTEERAQSIELGTRLLEDELKKHNLPGALMKDNKALEEVARSFSLRSVDDLLASLGYGKVSAHQVVNRLQPDQAVQEGPRITRQKKEIKGITIKGVDDVLYHTAKCCFPVPGDDLLGFITRGKGVAVHRSDCPNLERLAVDEARLIEVDWKPNPDVTSYARVVANTVDKPGIIAELSAVMSAQKVNISHLEATTSSQDRRARLVFVLEVRDKRQLLHILRQVVQMDGVLNVRRY